Proteins from a genomic interval of Kaistia defluvii:
- a CDS encoding antibiotic biosynthesis monooxygenase, with protein sequence MIPAFTIQPAPTTFIVNVIHVHPGKQEEAFRLIQDVVHYVAERKPGFLWSNLAKSSDGLTVVNIEAISDPGDVEIFFSDPVFLQKFRELDTVSSSEFHTYTVGDLVLPKASA encoded by the coding sequence ATGATCCCCGCCTTCACGATCCAGCCCGCCCCAACGACTTTCATCGTCAATGTCATTCACGTTCACCCCGGTAAACAGGAGGAGGCGTTTCGGTTAATCCAGGATGTCGTCCACTATGTCGCCGAGCGGAAGCCTGGCTTTTTGTGGAGCAACCTTGCCAAGAGTTCGGATGGGTTGACGGTCGTGAATATCGAGGCGATCTCCGACCCCGGCGACGTCGAGATTTTCTTTTCCGATCCGGTATTCCTCCAAAAATTCCGCGAGTTGGACACCGTCTCGTCGAGCGAGTTTCACACCTACACCGTTGGCGACCTGGTGCTGCCGAAGGCCTCAGCGTGA
- a CDS encoding MBL fold metallo-hydrolase, giving the protein MSNLTSPTQQFGDLTITAVSDGYLHASFDFLANIDPADATRLQEIAGITDHTSIHINCYLVRGGGHTVLIDAGGGGFKQWGGRLKTNLLLAGIQPCEIDAILLTHAHPDHVGGLMDASGAAVFPNAELVAHHREVAFWQDDGKLSRAPERARGNFLVARQVFDGYRDRLRTFEGGEVLPGVTAMPLPGHTAGHTGYRFDSGDKSLLVWGDIVHFPQIQVPRPDVSIAFDQDAHLAAETRTKLLDCAAAEQLLIAGMHLGEPGFAGIKRAGDTYALAYEK; this is encoded by the coding sequence ATGTCTAATCTTACATCTCCCACACAACAGTTCGGTGACTTAACAATCACCGCCGTCAGCGATGGCTATCTCCACGCCAGTTTCGATTTCCTCGCGAATATCGACCCGGCCGATGCCACCCGTTTGCAGGAAATTGCGGGGATAACGGATCATACCTCGATCCATATCAACTGCTACCTTGTGCGCGGAGGCGGTCACACCGTCCTGATCGATGCCGGAGGGGGTGGTTTCAAGCAGTGGGGCGGCCGACTGAAAACCAATCTGCTGCTTGCCGGCATCCAGCCTTGCGAGATCGACGCGATCCTGCTGACGCACGCCCATCCCGATCATGTCGGCGGGCTGATGGACGCTTCAGGAGCAGCCGTCTTCCCGAACGCCGAGCTTGTCGCCCACCATCGGGAAGTCGCGTTCTGGCAGGATGACGGCAAGCTGAGCCGCGCGCCCGAGCGCGCCCGCGGCAACTTCCTCGTGGCGCGTCAGGTGTTCGATGGATATCGCGACCGGCTGCGCACCTTTGAGGGCGGCGAGGTGCTGCCCGGTGTCACGGCGATGCCGCTTCCGGGCCACACAGCCGGACACACCGGCTACCGGTTCGATTCAGGTGACAAGAGCCTGCTGGTCTGGGGCGATATCGTTCATTTCCCGCAAATTCAGGTTCCGCGCCCTGACGTGTCGATCGCATTCGACCAGGATGCGCATCTCGCCGCCGAAACACGAACGAAGCTGCTGGACTGCGCCGCCGCCGAGCAGCTGCTGATCGCCGGCATGCATCTCGGGGAACCCGGCTTCGCAGGCATCAAACGGGCGGGCGACACCTATGCTCTCGCATATGAGAAGTGA
- a CDS encoding septal ring lytic transglycosylase RlpA family protein, with the protein MGISKKRVLGLFGSEAPQGRVMLKAATAVAAAALLASCATAPSKPAKRSKEYFSEKEYGVKASPRVVQYGQPVPQGGGRYMVGKPYTVKGRVYKPFEHKRYTAVGYASWYGSAFHGRYTANGEVYDMDGFSAAHPTMPLPSYARVTNLRNGRSIMVRVNDRGPYASDRVMDLSSRTAEVLDMKHHGTAKVKVEYIGPARMEGHDQRMLLASYKGPGSSVSGDTMLAMAPTPALRAPSANPAVVMAALVPVPRARPDFYEGGAAFDPAVAYNEGQPTRRVVAEAAPDANAGTNYGERSLGSYTVNSPVGFSDAEAIPASITSDEYAPPVRRSARSSYAADMPISPAQRAVSDLAAGAAGKDKLQSALDAAVERVASERSADVPVIQLGVFSNLANAQAVAGRFTELGRVTATPITVGGKNLQSVRLVLADRSVSGEDAVRSVQAAGLPGAYLVTR; encoded by the coding sequence ATGGGGATTTCAAAAAAACGAGTTCTGGGCCTGTTCGGCTCGGAAGCGCCGCAGGGCAGGGTGATGCTGAAAGCCGCGACCGCCGTCGCCGCTGCCGCGCTCCTCGCTTCCTGCGCCACGGCCCCGTCCAAGCCGGCCAAGCGCAGCAAGGAATATTTCTCCGAAAAGGAATATGGCGTCAAAGCCAGCCCGCGCGTGGTCCAGTACGGCCAGCCGGTGCCGCAGGGCGGCGGACGCTACATGGTCGGCAAGCCCTATACGGTGAAGGGCCGCGTCTACAAGCCGTTCGAGCACAAGCGCTATACAGCGGTCGGCTACGCTTCCTGGTATGGCTCGGCCTTCCATGGCCGCTACACCGCGAATGGCGAAGTCTATGACATGGACGGCTTTTCGGCAGCGCACCCGACCATGCCGCTGCCCAGCTATGCCCGCGTCACCAACTTGCGCAACGGCCGCTCGATCATGGTCCGCGTCAACGATCGCGGCCCCTATGCCAGCGATCGCGTGATGGATCTTTCCTCGCGCACGGCCGAAGTGCTCGACATGAAGCATCACGGCACGGCCAAGGTTAAGGTCGAATATATCGGCCCGGCCCGGATGGAAGGCCACGACCAGCGCATGCTGCTGGCTTCCTATAAGGGCCCGGGCAGCAGCGTTTCCGGCGATACCATGCTGGCCATGGCGCCGACTCCGGCGCTTCGCGCCCCGAGCGCCAATCCGGCCGTCGTCATGGCGGCCCTGGTGCCCGTGCCGCGGGCGCGTCCTGATTTCTACGAGGGCGGCGCCGCCTTCGATCCGGCCGTTGCCTATAATGAGGGGCAGCCGACCCGCCGGGTCGTCGCGGAAGCGGCGCCCGACGCCAATGCGGGAACCAATTACGGCGAGCGTTCGCTGGGCTCGTATACGGTCAACAGCCCCGTCGGCTTTTCGGACGCGGAAGCGATCCCGGCGTCAATCACGTCGGACGAGTATGCTCCGCCGGTGCGGCGCTCGGCGCGTTCTTCCTATGCGGCCGATATGCCGATCTCGCCGGCGCAGCGCGCCGTCTCCGACTTGGCCGCCGGCGCAGCCGGAAAGGACAAGCTGCAGTCGGCGCTCGATGCCGCCGTGGAGCGGGTCGCTTCCGAACGCAGCGCCGATGTTCCGGTGATCCAGCTCGGCGTGTTCTCGAACCTCGCCAATGCGCAGGCCGTGGCCGGTCGTTTCACCGAACTCGGCCGCGTGACGGCAACGCCGATCACGGTCGGCGGCAAGAACCTGCAATCGGTGCGCCTGGTCCTCGCCGATCGCTCGGTGAGCGGCGAGGATGCCGTTCGCTCGGTGCAGGCCGCCGGATTGCCGGGTGCCTATCTGGTCACCCGCTGA
- a CDS encoding D-alanyl-D-alanine carboxypeptidase family protein, with amino-acid sequence MFSDRIPLRLRLVCAVLMIVGAAMLPRASLAAPYESKAANAMLVDLDSGTLLYSKAEDVPFQPAAMAKMMTMAVVFDAIHAGKIHLEDSFPVSEYAWRTGGAPSGSATMFAKLKSSIAVSDLLRGAIVQAGNDACIILAEGIAGSEGAFVEMMNRKAKELGLTGSRFTNVSGLPDPAQKVTAEDLYKIAAYLIRTYPDLYKIYSEPDFTWNNIYQRNRNPLLAAGIGADGLSTGFTKESGYGLTASAVRDGHRMIVVISGLETDKERAEEARKLLDWGNTAFERLRFFDRGEVVGEARVYGGASSSVGLATQDPLDILLMRGNRDRIRARITYTGPLLAPVEQGRQVGVVRVWVGDAQILEKPVFTTAAIAKGSMDQRALDAVQQLLIGWLPQWKL; translated from the coding sequence ATGTTTTCCGACCGGATCCCGCTCCGCCTTCGCCTTGTCTGCGCCGTGCTGATGATTGTCGGCGCGGCAATGCTGCCACGGGCGAGCCTCGCCGCTCCCTATGAGAGCAAGGCCGCGAACGCGATGCTGGTCGACCTCGACTCCGGCACGCTGCTCTACAGCAAGGCTGAGGACGTGCCGTTTCAGCCGGCCGCCATGGCGAAGATGATGACGATGGCCGTCGTGTTCGACGCCATCCACGCCGGCAAGATTCATCTCGAAGACAGCTTTCCGGTCAGCGAATATGCCTGGCGTACGGGCGGCGCGCCGTCTGGCAGCGCCACCATGTTCGCCAAGCTGAAGTCCTCCATCGCGGTCTCGGATCTCTTGCGCGGCGCCATCGTGCAGGCGGGCAATGACGCCTGCATCATCCTGGCGGAAGGTATCGCGGGTTCCGAAGGCGCCTTCGTCGAGATGATGAACCGCAAGGCGAAGGAACTGGGTCTCACCGGCTCGCGGTTCACCAACGTTTCCGGCCTGCCGGACCCCGCCCAGAAGGTGACGGCGGAGGATCTCTACAAGATCGCCGCCTACCTGATCCGCACCTATCCCGACCTCTACAAGATCTATTCCGAGCCGGACTTCACCTGGAACAACATCTACCAGCGCAACCGCAATCCGCTGCTGGCGGCCGGCATTGGCGCGGACGGCCTTTCGACGGGTTTCACCAAGGAATCCGGGTATGGCCTGACCGCCTCGGCGGTCCGGGACGGCCATCGCATGATCGTGGTGATCAGCGGCCTGGAGACCGACAAGGAGCGGGCCGAGGAGGCGCGTAAGCTGCTCGACTGGGGCAACACGGCGTTCGAGCGGCTGCGCTTCTTTGATCGCGGCGAGGTGGTGGGCGAGGCGCGTGTCTATGGCGGCGCGTCGAGTTCGGTGGGGCTCGCGACGCAGGATCCGCTCGACATCCTGTTGATGCGAGGCAATCGCGACCGGATTCGCGCCCGGATCACCTATACCGGCCCCTTGCTTGCGCCGGTGGAGCAGGGCAGACAGGTCGGCGTCGTTCGCGTCTGGGTTGGCGATGCCCAGATTCTCGAAAAGCCCGTGTTCACTACCGCCGCCATAGCCAAGGGTTCAATGGATCAGCGCGCCCTCGACGCCGTCCAGCAATTGCTGATCGGCTGGCTGCCACAATGGAAGTTATGA
- a CDS encoding LysR family transcriptional regulator, producing MDKLTAFEAFVQSAETGSFVAAGRKLGLSASAVGKAVVRLEQRLDVRLFHRNTRNMTLTEEGRLFLERCRRIFEEVETAEAELARSNRTPRGRLRVSLPLVGMLLTPVMAKFMQAWPEVQLDLDFSDRLVDVVEEGFDAVIRTGQPSDSRLMSRNVGRFKLKIVASPDYLVRCGVPETPDDLVQHQCLHQRSPSTGKIRPWPLARGERQAKIVLPERMSATAVDPLIELAIEGLGIACLPPFAIRGEIADGRLVSILDGWVEGIDQFNVLWPASRQITPKLRAFVDFMAEHLQPQ from the coding sequence ATGGACAAACTCACGGCGTTCGAAGCCTTCGTGCAATCGGCTGAAACCGGCAGCTTCGTGGCGGCTGGCCGCAAGCTCGGACTTTCCGCTTCTGCGGTTGGCAAAGCGGTGGTCCGACTGGAACAACGGCTGGATGTGCGCCTGTTTCATCGCAACACCCGCAACATGACGCTCACCGAAGAGGGGCGGCTGTTCCTCGAACGCTGCCGCCGCATCTTCGAAGAGGTCGAGACAGCGGAAGCCGAGCTTGCCCGATCCAATCGGACGCCGAGAGGGAGGCTGCGGGTCAGTCTGCCGCTGGTCGGCATGCTGCTGACACCGGTGATGGCCAAGTTCATGCAGGCTTGGCCGGAGGTGCAGCTAGACCTGGACTTCAGCGATCGGTTGGTGGACGTGGTGGAGGAAGGGTTCGATGCCGTCATTCGCACCGGGCAACCATCGGACAGCCGGTTGATGAGCCGCAATGTCGGAAGGTTCAAACTCAAGATCGTCGCCTCACCCGACTATCTGGTAAGGTGTGGCGTGCCGGAAACCCCTGACGATCTGGTGCAGCACCAGTGTCTTCACCAACGGTCGCCCAGTACCGGCAAGATTCGGCCCTGGCCGCTTGCTCGCGGGGAACGGCAGGCGAAGATTGTCCTGCCCGAACGGATGAGCGCGACGGCGGTCGATCCTCTGATCGAGTTGGCGATCGAGGGGCTGGGCATTGCCTGCCTGCCGCCCTTTGCGATCCGTGGCGAGATCGCTGACGGCCGTCTCGTGTCGATTTTGGATGGGTGGGTGGAGGGGATCGATCAGTTCAACGTGCTCTGGCCGGCCAGCCGCCAGATCACGCCCAAACTGAGGGCGTTCGTCGACTTCATGGCCGAGCATCTGCAGCCGCAATAG
- a CDS encoding MFS transporter, with product MTTQGERLPVAGLCALAVAGFVTILTEALPAGLLPQIGGSLGVSEAMAGQWISIYALGSLLAAIPLTAATRSWRRRPLLLGAIIGFAIANLITALTTSFIVAMAARFVGGVSAGLLWALLAGYAVRMAPPSLAGRAMAIAMAGTPLALSIGIPAGTFIGNLAGWRLTFGLLSVIALLLAGWIIAKVPDFAGEPETQRPSLAQVFMVPGVRPVLAVTLCFVLAHNLLYTYIAPLLISHRMTGQIDSVLLVFGGAALVSIGLTGVLIDKWLQPLTFTGIGLFLVAVLILVVTTEAPVAIYGAALLWGLAFGGSATLFQTASARAAGPAADAAQAMIVTAWNIAIFGGAVMGGVILETAGAGALSWAGIALLVGATGSSLCMGRRAGAKRMM from the coding sequence GTGACGACGCAGGGCGAACGGCTGCCGGTAGCGGGGCTATGCGCACTGGCGGTCGCCGGTTTCGTCACCATCCTGACAGAGGCCCTCCCGGCTGGTCTGCTTCCGCAGATCGGGGGATCGCTGGGGGTAAGCGAGGCCATGGCGGGACAATGGATCAGTATCTACGCGCTGGGATCGCTGCTCGCAGCGATCCCGCTGACGGCAGCAACGCGAAGCTGGCGAAGGCGACCGCTCTTGCTCGGCGCCATCATCGGTTTCGCTATCGCCAATCTGATTACGGCCCTGACGACGAGTTTTATCGTCGCGATGGCGGCACGTTTCGTCGGCGGCGTATCGGCCGGCCTGCTGTGGGCGTTGCTGGCCGGCTATGCTGTTCGCATGGCGCCGCCCAGCCTCGCTGGCAGGGCCATGGCCATTGCGATGGCGGGGACGCCGTTAGCGCTCTCCATCGGCATCCCGGCCGGCACATTTATCGGCAACCTCGCCGGTTGGCGACTGACCTTCGGATTGCTCAGCGTGATCGCGTTGCTGCTCGCTGGGTGGATCATCGCGAAGGTGCCGGATTTCGCCGGCGAGCCTGAAACGCAACGCCCTTCCTTAGCCCAGGTCTTTATGGTTCCGGGTGTACGCCCGGTGCTGGCGGTGACGCTCTGTTTCGTCCTGGCCCATAACCTCCTCTACACCTACATCGCGCCACTTCTGATCAGCCATCGCATGACGGGCCAGATCGACAGTGTCCTTCTGGTTTTCGGGGGGGCCGCACTTGTCAGTATCGGTCTGACGGGCGTGTTGATCGACAAATGGCTGCAACCATTGACCTTCACCGGCATCGGCCTGTTTCTTGTGGCGGTCTTGATACTTGTGGTGACGACCGAAGCACCCGTGGCGATCTACGGGGCCGCACTTCTCTGGGGACTGGCTTTTGGCGGGTCAGCGACGCTCTTTCAGACCGCATCTGCGCGTGCTGCCGGTCCTGCAGCCGACGCGGCCCAGGCGATGATCGTCACGGCATGGAACATCGCCATTTTTGGCGGAGCCGTCATGGGCGGCGTCATCCTCGAAACCGCAGGAGCAGGTGCGTTGTCGTGGGCAGGCATCGCCCTGCTTGTCGGCGCTACCGGATCATCGCTGTGCATGGGGCGCCGCGCTGGCGCAAAACGCATGATGTGA